A region of the Mycoavidus sp. HKI genome:
GACACGCGCGGTGGTATGGAATTATTTGCCGCCTTGTCACGCTATGCAAGCGAACAAGCGGGCGTCACTATTGAGTTGTCTAAGGGTTGATGGGTGAGCGGTTGCCCCTCAAAATGCAAAGAGGCAAGCCACCTTCAGCGACTTTATTGACCCTTAAACAAGTCCATAATATCCCGTTTTTCTGTCTCACTCACGCCAATGTTTGCGCCAGAAATTGCCCCTCCCTCGCCGGTAAGCAGGGATTGGCTTGTATCAATATGGGCAACAAAACCATGCCCTGGCAAAAAATCATCATAAAAAAGCTCACCGTCGATTTCGGTAATCCCGCTACTGGGCCGGGGCCATGAATATACGGCAAGGCGTGGCAAGGCGCGGCTCATGTAGTCGATCCACATGGGCAGGGCTAGGCCGCTGCCCGTTTCTCGATCGCCTAGGCTTTTAGGGTGGTCATATCCTAGCCAAGAAATTGCGACCAACTCATGCTGAAAGCCCGCAAACCAAGCGTCGTGCGAATCATTAGTGGTGCCAGTTTTGCCTGCCAGGTCGGTGCGATGAAGCACATTGCTACGTGCGCCGGTACCTCTTTGCACCGCAGAATGTAATAGATTGGTCATCAAGTAAGCATTGCGAGCGCTGATGGTGCGGGGGGCGTTGCTTTCGGCAACCAGTGGTTGTGCTTGTGAAATAACGATCCCGCGCTGGTCGGTGACAGTGGCAATCAAATAAGGATTGACGTGGTAGCCGCCATTCGCAAAAACAGCATAACCGGTAGCCATTTGCAGCGGCGTTACGAGTCCAGCGCCAAGCGCCATGGGCAAGTAAGCAGGATGCTTATCGGCATCAAAGCCAAAGCGCGTAAGATATTCTTGCGCATATTTAGGGCCAATGTAGTCTAGTATGCGGATCGAGACCAGGTTTTTTGATTTTGATAGGGCGGTGCGTAGGCTAATTGGGCCATCATAGCGGCCACCATAATTTTTGGGTTCCCAAGGCTGGCCACCGGCTTGTTTCGCAGCGAAATACAGCGGAGCATCATTGATCATTGTGGCTGGGCCCAAGCCTTTATCGAGCGACGCTGCATAAATAAAAGGTTTAAAGCTCGAACCCGGTTGCCGCCAAGCCTGCGTGACATGGTTAAATTTATTTTTATTGAAATCAAACCCGCCGACTAAGGCGCGGATTGCGCCATTTTGCGGGGTCAGTGATACCAAAGCACCTTCTAACTGAGGGAGTTGTGTGATTGACCAATTAGCATTAGCTGCCTGGGTGACCCGAATCACGGCTCCCGGTTTGATGCGCTTAGTGTTTGATGCTTGTGTCGTGAGCGCACGCGCGGCAAAGGCTAAACCTTCACCGGTAATTGTGATGGTGTCGCCACTTAATAGCTCGGCCTGTACTTCTTTTGCGCGGACGGCGATCACGACGGCTGCCTTGAGTTCTCCATTATCGGGTTCATTTAGTAATGCATTCGCAATGGCTTGATCGCGCGCTTCCGATTCAGCCGGTAAATCAATATAGGTTTCTGGCCCACGATAGCCATGGCGCCGCTCATAGGTTAAGACGCCTTTACGGACGGCTCGGTACGCCGCATCTTGCTCGGCAGAGTCAATCGTTGTCACTACGTTAAGCCCGCGCGTGTAAATTTCATCCTGATACTGTGCATACATCATTTGGCGCACCGTTTCTGCGACGTATTCTGCATGAACGCTAAATTCTTTACCTGAGCCTTTGACTCGCAAGATCTCCTGTAACGCTGTCTGATATTGCGCCGCATCAATGTATCGTAAGTCATGCATGCGCTTTAAAATATAGGTCTGCCGAATTTTTGCCCGTTTTGGATTAACAATTGGGTTATAGGCGGAAGGGGCCTTAGGCAATCCAGCTAGCATGGCTGCTTCGGCCACCGTGATATCTTTGATATCTTTGCCAAAATAGACCCGCGCAGCAGCGGCAAATCCATAGGCACGCTGGCCCAGAAAAATCTGGTTCATATAGACCTCAAGGATTTGATCTTTGGTCAGCGTTGCCTCAATCCGATAGGCGAGCAGCATCTCATAGAGTTTGCGCGTATAGGTTTTTTCGCTTGATAAAAAGAAGTTGCGCGCAACTTGCATGGTAATGGTGCTCGCGCCTTGGGCTGCGCTACCATGCAAAATATCCGCTAAGCCGGCGCGCAAAATACTGATGAAATCAACTCCGTGATGATCGTAAAAGCGGAAATCTTCAATGGCGAGCACCGCTTTTTTCATGACCTCAGGGATTTCTTCAAAGCGTACAGGATGGCGTCGCTCGGCGCCAAATTCACCAATTAGCACATGATCGGCCGTATAGACTCGCAAGGGCACTTTGGGCTGGTAATCAGTCAGTGCTTCAAGTGAAGGTAGCTTGGGCAGCATGACGATCAGCATATAAGCAATCAGCAATGTACCGATTGTCGCCAGCGTAGCGGCTGCTCCGCTTAACCAAAGAAACAGAACCAGCCAAGGCGAGCGGGCAGGGCGTGGGCGCGAGGAGGGGGGAGATTTTGAAGCCATAAAAATGATAAAAGAGGGACAGTGGATTATAGCCACCTGCTGTCAGGTTGCGTGTACTTTTTAAAGTGATTTTAGTCTGGTTAACGTCGCTATTTTGTAATTTTCTTCTCAAATCTACTCTTATCGGGGATTTTGACGGTTCTAGCTGGCGCTAATACGCCACCGATAAACTAGCCATTTAGCTGAGTATTTCTTGTCCCTATTTATTGACAAAATTAAGTCAATAAATGAAGAGCAAATTTTTATTTTAAAACTCAAGGACATTTGATGCGAATTTCTATGGCTAGCGTTGCGCGCCGTTTTGCACTAGGGATCGAAGTGGGTCCCAAGCAATTGCGGGTCATGGTGCTAAGCCGTCGGTTGCTGGCTGCCGCAAAAATCCGAATTGAACATATTGGCGTTTGTGCGCTGCCTGCCGGGATGGTGGCGGGGGCGGATTTTATGGATCCTGCTGTCATCGCAGCAGCATTGACTGAAGCGCTGCTTGCCTGTCGATGTAAGCGAGCATTATCTGCTGCCCGCGTTGCTATGGCGTTGCCTGCTACGGCGGCATTGTTACAACAGCTATCGATTGCCATGCTCGCGCCGCAGAGCGTGATGACGACACACTCCGATACAGCACTTGACGCGCTTGAGTCAGCAGTGTTGGCTCAGGCAGAGCATTTAGCTGGCATTGAGGCGGCTGCATTATCAGTGGATTGGTTCCGCGCAGACCCCGCCGGTGCGCCAGATCAGCTCACCATTGTGGCAACTCCACGTCGCTATGTGGAAGTGCGGCTTGAAGCCGCGGCTCAAGCAGGGATGATGTTGCATGCAATCGACGGGGCAGATGCTGCTGCCTTACGAGCTTGTCGTTTTGCCGGTATGCAGACCGGTCGGGCAGACATGTTCTACGGAGCCATTTGGCTAGGTACGGATAGTGGGTGCATGTGGTTGCTATGCGGGGGTTCGATTGAACGTGAACTCAAATTTTCACCTGCTGATTTAGCTACCCCGGCTTTTATAACAGCATTACACGACTTGATCAAAATGATCCAGCCTGTATATGTCTTAATTGCAGGGGAGGTTGAGACGTTGCTGATGGCCGGCAGGACAATCGATGAATTGAGCGTTGTGTTAGGCTGCCCAGTGATTGAATTCGATCCACTAGCCTGTTGCAATCGGCATTATGGCAATCGCAACGGCATTCATGGCAGCACTGGAGTGCGGAGCCATAGAGGCACCGGCAGTGCGCAATGGGCCAGGCCTGAATTGGGAGCTATTGCACCCTTTGCGGTTGTATTTGGTCTTGCATTGCGCTGGATGTTATGAAATTATCCAGTCGCATAAACTGGCTAGAAGGTTCTCGTTTATTGCGGCGCCGCATAGCGAGCGAGGATTTTGCGGTAGGCGGTTTTAATCTGCTGCCGTATCGATATGTACGGGCGCGTTGTTTGCGTCAGTACCGTAGATACAGCATGTTGTCAGCAGCGTTAGTCTCTTTAATTTTCATTGGCGTGATGCAATCTAGGCCAGCACCGGCGGTTGCATATGACCCATTGCACCCGTTGATCCAAGAGCACCGTGGCGTTGCATCTCAAGCTTCATCTTCTATCCATCGCCAACTCAATCCGTCTACCTTAACGCAAACACCACCGCCATCGGCCAATTTAACGTTACGGCTGATTGGCATACTTGAACGTGGGCGTACGCGGGCGGCGCTGGTGCATTCGCCTGCGGGTTCTGTTCTACTGCGCACAGGTGAAAAATTAAATGGTGAGGTGGTGACAAGAATTGATACCTCTTCGCTATTCTTATCGCAAGGGTCAGGTTTGATACGGACACTTTCGCTACGAGAGGCCAGCTGATGGCCTTTATACCGCATACACTGCGCCAGGCGATGCCTCTTATATGGCTATGGATGGTGGCAGCAGGCATTGGCTTAATCCCCTGTCAAGCACAAGCCAATCTCGATGAAGATAAAGGCGATGCTAATGCACCGCTTACGATTGAGTTTCATCAGGCTGAATTATCAGCCGTATTAAAAGCTTTTGCGGACTTCACGGGTTTGAATATCATTGCGAGTGAGCAGGTGCGAGGTACCGTATCAATGCGGCTTGACCGGGTGCCGTGGCGTCGTGCATTTGATATGCTAATGGATGTGCATGGCTTAGTGGTGCAAAATCGTGACAATATTATTTGGGTCGCTACCGTAGAAGAGTTGGCTGGCCGAGAGCGGCAGCGTCTTGAAGCTCATGCGCGTGCGACTGAGCTTGAGCCATTAATCAGCCATCTCTTTGAGTTACATTACCAACGCGCAAGCGAGGTTGGCAAACTGCTGCACGGCGCCGGTATCCAGCGCGTTTTATCAAAACGCGGAACCGCCATAGCGGATGGCCGGACCAACCAGCTTTTAGTGACCGACCTAGCTAAGCATATCGAGCACATTCAGGTACTGTTAAAAGCCATTGATCGGCCATTACGGCAAGTTGCCATTGAGGTGCGGATTGTCGAAGCAGAAGAAGGATTCTCCCGCGAGTTAGGGGCGCGGCTAGCGCGCTTAGGTGCGACTGCGGGTGAAAATGTGCCGAGAGGATTATTGGCCGCTAACAATGGTGCAATTTATGATTTACCGGCAGGCCCCCTTTCAGGGTTTGATGCAATGAGTGCAGGACTCACCCTTTTTAGTGCTGGTGCTAACCGGCTGCTCGCTCTAGAGTTAAGCGCACTGGAAGCGGATGGATATGGGAAAATATTGTCCAGCCCCCGCGTGGTGACAGCGGATCGAGTGCAAGCCCTCATTGAGCAGGGTACGGAGTTGCCTTATCAGGCGAAAGTAGGCAATGGTGTCTCGGCTGTGCAGTTTCGCCGGGCTAGCCTCAAGCTTGAGGTAACGCCCCATATTACGCCGGATGGTCATGTTGTACTTGATGTCGATGTCTCTAAAGACAGTATTGGGACGCAGACACAATCGGGTCCTGCAGTAAATACGAAACATGTGCGCACACAGGTCCAAGTTGAAAACGGGGGTACAGTAGCCATGGGTGGTATTTTTATTCAGGATGAACGCACCGATGTTGCGCGGGTTCCCTGGCTTGGCGAGATTCCGCTATTAGGCACCTTGTTTCGCCATAGCACTCATAATCAGCGTAAGAGTGAATTGCTGGTTTTTATTACACCGAACGTAGTGACGCAGTTACCTTTGCCGTACCATGACGGAATCTAAGCCAAGATGAGAGATGATTTTGCAAGACTCCAAATTTCACTTTAACCTTTTTTTTATCGGCCTGATGGGCGCAGGCAAGACCACGATTGGGCGAGCTGTGGCCAGACAGCTGCAAAAACCTTTTTTCGATTCCGATCATGAGCTTGAAGTACGGACAGGCGCCTGTATCCCGGTTATTTTTGAGCATGAGGGTGAAATAGGATTTAGGCAGCGCGAAGCAAAAATGATCGATGAGCTTACGCAACATACCGGGATTGTGCTGGCAACGGGCGGCGGCGCAATATTAAATGCCGAAAATC
Encoded here:
- a CDS encoding penicillin-binding protein 1A, which translates into the protein MASKSPPSSRPRPARSPWLVLFLWLSGAAATLATIGTLLIAYMLIVMLPKLPSLEALTDYQPKVPLRVYTADHVLIGEFGAERRHPVRFEEIPEVMKKAVLAIEDFRFYDHHGVDFISILRAGLADILHGSAAQGASTITMQVARNFFLSSEKTYTRKLYEMLLAYRIEATLTKDQILEVYMNQIFLGQRAYGFAAAARVYFGKDIKDITVAEAAMLAGLPKAPSAYNPIVNPKRAKIRQTYILKRMHDLRYIDAAQYQTALQEILRVKGSGKEFSVHAEYVAETVRQMMYAQYQDEIYTRGLNVVTTIDSAEQDAAYRAVRKGVLTYERRHGYRGPETYIDLPAESEARDQAIANALLNEPDNGELKAAVVIAVRAKEVQAELLSGDTITITGEGLAFAARALTTQASNTKRIKPGAVIRVTQAANANWSITQLPQLEGALVSLTPQNGAIRALVGGFDFNKNKFNHVTQAWRQPGSSFKPFIYAASLDKGLGPATMINDAPLYFAAKQAGGQPWEPKNYGGRYDGPISLRTALSKSKNLVSIRILDYIGPKYAQEYLTRFGFDADKHPAYLPMALGAGLVTPLQMATGYAVFANGGYHVNPYLIATVTDQRGIVISQAQPLVAESNAPRTISARNAYLMTNLLHSAVQRGTGARSNVLHRTDLAGKTGTTNDSHDAWFAGFQHELVAISWLGYDHPKSLGDRETGSGLALPMWIDYMSRALPRLAVYSWPRPSSGITEIDGELFYDDFLPGHGFVAHIDTSQSLLTGEGGAISGANIGVSETEKRDIMDLFKGQ
- a CDS encoding type IV pilus secretin PilQ is translated as MPLIWLWMVAAGIGLIPCQAQANLDEDKGDANAPLTIEFHQAELSAVLKAFADFTGLNIIASEQVRGTVSMRLDRVPWRRAFDMLMDVHGLVVQNRDNIIWVATVEELAGRERQRLEAHARATELEPLISHLFELHYQRASEVGKLLHGAGIQRVLSKRGTAIADGRTNQLLVTDLAKHIEHIQVLLKAIDRPLRQVAIEVRIVEAEEGFSRELGARLARLGATAGENVPRGLLAANNGAIYDLPAGPLSGFDAMSAGLTLFSAGANRLLALELSALEADGYGKILSSPRVVTADRVQALIEQGTELPYQAKVGNGVSAVQFRRASLKLEVTPHITPDGHVVLDVDVSKDSIGTQTQSGPAVNTKHVRTQVQVENGGTVAMGGIFIQDERTDVARVPWLGEIPLLGTLFRHSTHNQRKSELLVFITPNVVTQLPLPYHDGI
- a CDS encoding shikimate kinase codes for the protein MILQDSKFHFNLFFIGLMGAGKTTIGRAVARQLQKPFFDSDHELEVRTGACIPVIFEHEGEIGFRQREAKMIDELTQHTGIVLATGGGAILNAENRLCLKSRGTVIYLHAHPHDLWLRTRRSRNRPLLQTDDPRAQLDNLYAIRDPLYRECAHIVIETGRPAASQLVDTVLAQLELL